In a genomic window of Rhopalosiphum maidis isolate BTI-1 chromosome 4, ASM367621v3, whole genome shotgun sequence:
- the LOC113548245 gene encoding facilitated trehalose transporter Tret1-like isoform X1 yields the protein MKNSFKTLWNTWQWGCGRTIMSAVAAHINSISVGMCQGFSAVLLPQLLDSNSSILVNNVEASWIASLGVISNPLGALMSGVFMQTLGRKTTVQLTSIPFLIGWTIIGLSTDITFLCLGRFISGVAIGMSSACYVYVAEVSLAKHRGVLSSFGPIFVSIGVLIVYSLGSIMPWQVVSILCALTSFLSFLSVNLTPESPSWLASKGRVADAGKSLMWLRRKPSLADKELAEILNNLADGNNGSSSAPTLRDFAAPAVWKPFLILVCFFVLQEASGIYIILYYAVNFFQVAGSTVDSNVASIAVAVLRLVMSVTGSVCIQHVNRRTMAMASAVLMAVSMAACGAYESAYGPLLVDARPYGWVPLACILFNVSVSMLGMVPLPWMMIGELFPLKVRGIMGGLVPSLGYFFIFVTVKMSPGLMTALATDQIMWLFAAAAAAAACFVAAFLPETRGKTLLQIEKLFSSGESDATHKGAAVYPEKKFKPGDPATAVYTISSLVDACHKLPPVRPPPGI from the exons ATGAAAAATTCCTTCAAGACGTTATGGAACACCTGGCAATGGGGATGTGGCCGAACT ATCATGTCCGCCGTGGCAGCCCATATCAATTCGATTTCCGTGGGCATGTGTCAGGGGTTCTCGGCAGTACTCCTTCCGCAACTCCTCGACTCCAACAGTTCCATTTTAGTAAACAACGTGGAAGCGTCGTGGATAG CCAGTTTAGGGGTTATATCGAACCCTCTAGGAGCGTTGATGTCCGGTGTTTTCATGCAGACCTTAGGGAGAAAAACAACAGTTCAACTGACATCTATACCGTTCTTAATTGGTTGGACAATAATTGGATTGTCTACAGACATAACGTTTTTATGTTTGGGTCGATTCATATCAGGAGTCGCTATCG GCATGTCGTCGGCTTGTTACGTTTACGTGGCCGAAGTGAGCTTGGCTAAACACCGAGGGGTGCTGTCGTCGTTCGGGCCGATTTTCGTGTCGATCGGAGTGCTGATCGTCTACTCGCTGGGCTCGATCATGCCGTGGCAGGTGGTCAGCATCTTGTGCGCCCTCACGTCGTTCCTGAGCTTCCTGTCGGTGAACCTGACTCCCGAGTCGCCGTCGTGGCTGGCGTCCAAGGGCCGCGTGGCGGACGCCGGCAAGTCGCTGATGTGGCTGCGCCGGAAACCGTCGCTGGCCGACAAGGAGCTGGCCGAGATCCTGAACAACCTGGCCGACGGCAACAACGGGTCGTCGTCCGCGCCCACGCTCCGGGACTTCGCCGCGCCCGCCGTCTGGAAACCGTTCCTGATCCTGGTGTGCTTCTTCGTGCTGCAGGAGGCCAGCggcatatacataatactgtaCTACGCCGTAAACTTTTTCCAAGTGGCCGGCTCGACGGTGGACAGCAACGTGGCGTCGATCGCGGTCGCCGTGCTCCGGCTGGTCATGAGCGTCACCGGGTCCGTGTGCATACAGCACGTGAACCGCCGGACGATGGCCATGGCGTCGGCCGTCCTGATGGCCGTGTCGATGGCCGCGTGCGGCGCTTACGAGTCGGCGTACGGGCCGCTGCTGGTGGACGCCAGGCCGTACGGCTGGGTGCCGCTGGCGTGCATCCTGTTCAACGTGAGCGTCAGCATGCTGGGCATGGTGCCGCTGCCGTGGATGATGATCGGCGAGCTGTTCCCGCTCAAGGTCCGCGGCATAATGGGCGGCCTGGTGCCGTCGCTGGGCTACTTCTTCATATTCGTCACGGTGAAAATGTCGCCGGGCCTGATGACCGCGCTGGCCACCGACCAGATCATGTGGCTGTTCGCGGCCGCAGCCGCGGCCGCCGCGTGCTTCGTGGCCGCGTTCCTGCCGGAGACCCGGGGCAAGACGCTGCTCCAGATCGAGAAGCTGTTCAGCAGCGGCGAGAGCGACGCGACCCACAAGGGGGCCGCGGTGTACCCGGAAAAGAAGTTCAAGCCCGGCGATCCGGCCACCGCGGTGTACACCATCAGTTCGTTGGTGGACGCGTGTCACAAACTGCCGCCGGTGCGACCACCGCCGGGCATATAG
- the LOC113548245 gene encoding facilitated trehalose transporter Tret1-like isoform X2 yields the protein MSGVFMQTLGRKTTVQLTSIPFLIGWTIIGLSTDITFLCLGRFISGVAIGMSSACYVYVAEVSLAKHRGVLSSFGPIFVSIGVLIVYSLGSIMPWQVVSILCALTSFLSFLSVNLTPESPSWLASKGRVADAGKSLMWLRRKPSLADKELAEILNNLADGNNGSSSAPTLRDFAAPAVWKPFLILVCFFVLQEASGIYIILYYAVNFFQVAGSTVDSNVASIAVAVLRLVMSVTGSVCIQHVNRRTMAMASAVLMAVSMAACGAYESAYGPLLVDARPYGWVPLACILFNVSVSMLGMVPLPWMMIGELFPLKVRGIMGGLVPSLGYFFIFVTVKMSPGLMTALATDQIMWLFAAAAAAAACFVAAFLPETRGKTLLQIEKLFSSGESDATHKGAAVYPEKKFKPGDPATAVYTISSLVDACHKLPPVRPPPGI from the exons ATGTCCGGTGTTTTCATGCAGACCTTAGGGAGAAAAACAACAGTTCAACTGACATCTATACCGTTCTTAATTGGTTGGACAATAATTGGATTGTCTACAGACATAACGTTTTTATGTTTGGGTCGATTCATATCAGGAGTCGCTATCG GCATGTCGTCGGCTTGTTACGTTTACGTGGCCGAAGTGAGCTTGGCTAAACACCGAGGGGTGCTGTCGTCGTTCGGGCCGATTTTCGTGTCGATCGGAGTGCTGATCGTCTACTCGCTGGGCTCGATCATGCCGTGGCAGGTGGTCAGCATCTTGTGCGCCCTCACGTCGTTCCTGAGCTTCCTGTCGGTGAACCTGACTCCCGAGTCGCCGTCGTGGCTGGCGTCCAAGGGCCGCGTGGCGGACGCCGGCAAGTCGCTGATGTGGCTGCGCCGGAAACCGTCGCTGGCCGACAAGGAGCTGGCCGAGATCCTGAACAACCTGGCCGACGGCAACAACGGGTCGTCGTCCGCGCCCACGCTCCGGGACTTCGCCGCGCCCGCCGTCTGGAAACCGTTCCTGATCCTGGTGTGCTTCTTCGTGCTGCAGGAGGCCAGCggcatatacataatactgtaCTACGCCGTAAACTTTTTCCAAGTGGCCGGCTCGACGGTGGACAGCAACGTGGCGTCGATCGCGGTCGCCGTGCTCCGGCTGGTCATGAGCGTCACCGGGTCCGTGTGCATACAGCACGTGAACCGCCGGACGATGGCCATGGCGTCGGCCGTCCTGATGGCCGTGTCGATGGCCGCGTGCGGCGCTTACGAGTCGGCGTACGGGCCGCTGCTGGTGGACGCCAGGCCGTACGGCTGGGTGCCGCTGGCGTGCATCCTGTTCAACGTGAGCGTCAGCATGCTGGGCATGGTGCCGCTGCCGTGGATGATGATCGGCGAGCTGTTCCCGCTCAAGGTCCGCGGCATAATGGGCGGCCTGGTGCCGTCGCTGGGCTACTTCTTCATATTCGTCACGGTGAAAATGTCGCCGGGCCTGATGACCGCGCTGGCCACCGACCAGATCATGTGGCTGTTCGCGGCCGCAGCCGCGGCCGCCGCGTGCTTCGTGGCCGCGTTCCTGCCGGAGACCCGGGGCAAGACGCTGCTCCAGATCGAGAAGCTGTTCAGCAGCGGCGAGAGCGACGCGACCCACAAGGGGGCCGCGGTGTACCCGGAAAAGAAGTTCAAGCCCGGCGATCCGGCCACCGCGGTGTACACCATCAGTTCGTTGGTGGACGCGTGTCACAAACTGCCGCCGGTGCGACCACCGCCGGGCATATAG
- the LOC113549262 gene encoding dynein regulatory complex protein 1, whose product MKSNRRSKYLKNDCNTDITLNKEKKHKRKMNATKNTRKYKFDTVEVEEKELDKMDVPVSVLKQIENSESDLINYTEEGSQLVTNVHLANDNRENNRRETDKSERDIRLKAVELESEIANAKFMEISSQWPIILKKNDALEIHEYLELQKKRGLDLIEQKNQMIEILKRDLAESDNRFLQEQAAQSEDVRILQERIENQVKFMRKQYKNHIQYIKSTMDQEREYRIDRAKKGWENLYNKIILTETDSLNNRLTMIEKKENNIMKQYEMNEEIIRNLKSNMNTELNYLQREFELIKLKCVDNVEKLNYNYQVLKRREEENACAKAIQRRKINKLQDILSTKKKILRENKTDFKAKVPLLHDEIEKLKQDIERHEKKAERFAEIQEKTFKELWNFSQEQINIHLERIFKVDKFIHETQLSIDWQPPPKLKYLDVSDLPSYRKKPNTPNKQDNLTVDLRLRNDKKSVDSYTETRERALLQLVFDMTIKNSSFILDSELIEIIKSHPKNNLILLYNAMAAYGLNNIDSWRCLLSYAQTMVTCAICCGPIVWHKTDNINHSANIDSEWKPDSKNKLIDNILMFTENHTKYTEKTLSVATNVSEKKRSNNDIHFFKENSTSQLDNEINTIVNTKYNDYRSIERANTDSDNSTITFSLSLTDFEQLCSENDSNPAIKYQHSLSQVEFEHFQVEIEEQNDFLENTQLKYSGNIKEEKDPTIQKKLCDNPNHSLTISDTDYLRIIKKTIDVSKSKVLDQRSQNCSDFYLTNTLSIKDINDYWKQFMYAFPEDRLVLWDVFDKAIKKYYQTLHLRCKKMKEVEQLETENMELKKILKQFMDAEQDDVRLQKMCTPKIRKQQITSTKINTKPTLFTDNSNNICGTSMHIFTVNRPDKKKISRPFTAPTKS is encoded by the exons ATGAAGTCTAATAGaagatcaaaatatttgaaaaatgattgCAATACGGATATTAcactaaataaagaaaaaaaacacaagaGAAAGATGAACGCAACAAAAAATACTAGAAAATATAA attcgACACAGTAGAAGTGGAAGAAAAAGAACTTGATAAGATGGATGTACCTGTATctgtattaaaacaaattgaaaacaGTGAATCAGACCTTATTAACTATACAGAAGAAGGGTCTCAATTAGTGACTAACGTACATTTAGCGAATGACAATCGTGAAAATAATCGTAGAGAAACTGACAAAAGTGAAAGAGATATTCGATTAAAAGCAGTTGAATTGGAATCTGAAATAGCTAATGCTAAATTTATGGAAATTAGCAGTCAATggcctataatattaaaaaaaaacgatgcCTTAGAAATTCACGAATATTTAGAACTACAAAAAA AAAGGGGGTTGGATCtcattgaacaaaaaaatcaaatgattGAAATACTGAAACGTGATTTAGCTGAATCGGACAATAGATTTTTACAAGAACAGGCAGCCCAAAGTGAAGATGTTCGAATTTTACAAGAAAGGATTGAAAACCAAGTGAAATTTATgagaaaacaatacaaaaatcacatacaatacataaaa TCAACTATGGACCAAGAACGAGAATATAGAATTGATAGAGCTAAAAAGGGCTGGGAAaacctttataataaaataatattaactgaaaccgattcattaaataatcgtTTAACAATGATCGAAAAgaaggaaaataatataatgaaacaatATGAAATGAACGAAGAAATAAtcagaaatttaaaatccaaCATGAATACAGAATTAAAC tacttaCAAAGGGAATTTGagttaattaaacttaaatgtgTAGATAATGTGgagaaactaaattataattatcaagttCTCAAAAGACGAGAAGAGGAAAATGCTTGTGCAAAAGCTATCCAAAGGAGAAAGATCAATAA attaCAGGATATTTTATCGACAAAGAAAAAGATTTTAagagaaaataaaactgatttCAAAGCCAAAGTTCCTTTGCTACAcgatgaaattgaaaaattgaaacaagATATTGAACGACACGAAAAAAAAGCTGAACGATTTGCGGAAATCCAAGAAAAGACGTTTAAAGAACTGTGGAATTTTTCTCAAGAACAAATCAATATTCATTTAGAAAGA attttcaAAGTCGATAAATTCATACACGAAACACAATTAAGTATTGATTGGCAGCCACCGCCAAAACTCAAATATCTTGATGTTAGCGATCTTCCGTCTTACAGAAAAAAACCAAACACACCAAATAAACaag ATAACCTTACAGTTGACTTGCGACTCCGGAATGATAAAAAATCAGTTGATTCGTACACAGAGACCAGAGAACGGGCGCTGTTGCAGTTGGTTTTTGAcatgactataaaaaatagttcttTTATATTGGACAGCGAACTAATCGAAATCATTAAATCTCACCcgaaaaataatcttattctATTGTACAACGCGATGGCGGCGTACGGTTTAAACAACATCGACTCGTGGCGGTGTTTATTATCGTACGCCCAGACGATGGTGACCTGTGCGATCTGCTGCGGACCCATCGTGTGGCATAAAactgataatataaatcactCAGCAAATATAGATAG TGAATGGAAACCCGAttccaaaaacaaattaattgataatatactaatgtTTACGGAAAACCATACAAAATACACGGAAAAAACTTTATCTGTGGCCACTAACGTGTCGgaaaa aaagcgttcaaataatgatatacattttttcaaagaaaattCAACTAGTCAACTTGATAATGAAATCAACACGAttgtaaacacaaaatataacgaTTATCGTTCGATAGAACGTGCTAATACAGACTCTGACAATTCGACGATCACAT tttcctTATCATTGACGGACTTCGAACAATTATGCAGTGAAAACGACTCAAACCCGGCTATAAAATATCAGCACTCGC TTTCTCAGGTAgaatttgaacattttcaaGTGGAGATCGAAgaacaaaatgattttttagaaaatacacAATTGAAATACAGTGGAAATATCAAAGaagaaa aagatccaactattcaaaaaaaactatgcGATAACCCTAATCATTCACTAACGATTAGTGATACAGATTACCTTCGCATCATCAAAAAAACTATCGatgtttcaaaatcaaaagtttTAGATCAACGCAGCCAAAATTgttctgatttttatttaacaaacacTTTAAGTATAAAggatataaatgattattggaAACAGTTTATGTACGCTTTTCCTGAAGATCGTTTGGTCCTATGGGATGTATTCGATAAAGCCATTAAGAAATATTACCAAACGCTACACC TCCGCTGCAAGAAAATGAAAGAAGTCGAACAGCTAGAAACCGAAAATatggaattgaaaaaaattttaaaacaatttatggaCGCTGAACAG GATGATGTGCGAttacaaaaaatgtgtactccaaaaataagaaaacaacAGATAAcgtctacaaaaataaatacaaaaccaaCCTTATTCACTGACAATTCTAACAACATTTGTGGAACATCAATGCATATATTTACAGTGAATAgacctgataaaaaaaaaataagtagacCGTTTACTGCTCCAACGAAATCATAG